In Salvia miltiorrhiza cultivar Shanhuang (shh) chromosome 4, IMPLAD_Smil_shh, whole genome shotgun sequence, the DNA window CAGGGCCCATACCTAGTTTCCTCACCAATCTCCGCAGCCTCAGCTACCTCATCCTCTCCTTCAACCGCCTATCCGGCCCCATCCCGCCCTCCCTCCCGTCTCTCCCGTACCTCTACGCCATTGATCTCAGCCGCAACCTCCTCACCGGCCCAATACCGGAATCGTTCGGCCACTTTCTTCTCAGCACAGCACTGGACCTGTCCCACAACATGCTCTCCGGCGACATTCCGGCCTCTCTGGGCAATGTCAACTTCTCGAGGATTAAGTTGTCGAGAAATAAGCTGTCGGGAGACGCGTCGGTGCTGTTCGGAAAGGATAAGGTTGCCGACACCATCGACATCTCGAGGAACAGCTTCGAGTTTGATTTCTCCAAGGTGGGATTCATGGAGTCGTTGGACGTGCTGGACATATCTCACAACAAGATCTATGGGAGCATTCCGAAGCAGATAACGGAGGCTGTGTATTTGCAGTTTCTGAATGTTAGTTATAACAGAATGTGTGGGGAGATTCCGACAGGGTGGAAGTTGAAGTATAGGTCTGAGAGTTGGGATAATTCGTCTTTCTTCCATAACCGATGCCTCTGTGGGGTTCCATTGGATCCGTGTAAATGATCACACTTTCTTACAAATAATAATGGAGAACTTAAAAGAGTCCAATATTCACATGCTCCCAAATATCTAACCTTTATGCTGCAATAATGGAGTCAACTGCCCACTATTCTGACCAGACATTAATAATTGAAACACCTCCATCCATATCCAAAAATTGCACTAAAAAAACAAGGTAGTGCAGCGCGTAGCCATGGATGGTTGTCGAAGCATCATATCGAGATTAAAGATGTGCAAGTTGCGGTGAGGTAAGTTGCTAGCAAGATATTTTTGTTACAATCCTAATATATGCTTTGAAGTTTTGGTTGATACTATTAATATATAGTTGAAGATAATTTTAGGATCACAGATGTACTTCTGGATTTAAGTGATATACTTACTtggtgccaaaaaaaaaattgtcatttttgccatgtcattattttttttaaaaaagtaaaaatatatacaagaaattaaatcaTTACTAGGACTATAGCTTCTTTTTGTTACAACCTCAATGGATCGGGACGTTGATTTATGTATTATCGATAGTTCAAGACATTTTTAGGATTATGCATTTAGTTTTTTGTGTAAATTGACATtaatcattttaaaaatatattaatactttttatattatatttaatgtttttttaatactactttaatgtttttttttcatgaaatcTGTGAA includes these proteins:
- the LOC131021142 gene encoding polygalacturonase inhibitor 1-like, whose translation is MDGCRSIISRLKMCKLRHVNDTTNRVLGLDIASVDLHGTIPPSLSKLHHLQRLRLHKLPNLVGPIPPELGQLPLLGYLVISWTNISGPIPSFLTNLRSLSYLILSFNRLSGPIPPSLPSLPYLYAIDLSRNLLTGPIPESFGHFLLSTALDLSHNMLSGDIPASLGNVNFSRIKLSRNKLSGDASVLFGKDKVADTIDISRNSFEFDFSKVGFMESLDVLDISHNKIYGSIPKQITEAVYLQFLNVSYNRMCGEIPTGWKLKYRSESWDNSSFFHNRCLCGVPLDPCK